In Psychrobacter sp. P11G3, a single genomic region encodes these proteins:
- a CDS encoding aldehyde dehydrogenase family protein, with translation MNSNENIPLSWAYNWLTSPKRQYINGEWVDGASDEKWVVTNPANREALCSFEIADADQVEYTASMANQCYESGVWAKISRPQRANMLRQIAQLIRDNTEKLSVLESLPNGKLFSESMVDDIPTCADIFEYYAGWTDKFYGETSPVEDGFLNYTIKEPIGVCALIAPWNFPLYQTSLKLAAALSMGNPVIIKPSEYTPLTSIFLVELIDEHLDFPKGVINMLLTNGEMANQLTLSDNVHKVSFTGSTDVGRKIVQNSGLSNLKSATLELGGKSPCIFFEDTPDLDGAIDRAFTVMFSHKGEKCSEPTRFLIHDSLYDQVVDKLIVKANAVRCGNQFDETVTQGPQCNEAQFNKILEYIEIGKKEAKLVAGGYADTEGDNAKGYFIRPTIFSEVSQDSRIAQEEIFGPVLCCTRFHTTKEAVEMANATAYGLAAGLYTSDVSRAHRVAEQIDAGMLFINRYGCYGLAAPFGGFRQSGWGKEMAIHSLSSYTKTKGVWVYFGDG, from the coding sequence ATGAATTCTAACGAAAATATTCCTTTATCTTGGGCTTATAACTGGCTCACCAGTCCTAAACGTCAGTACATTAATGGTGAATGGGTCGATGGTGCAAGCGATGAAAAGTGGGTCGTCACCAACCCTGCAAATCGTGAAGCACTATGCAGTTTTGAGATAGCTGATGCAGATCAGGTTGAATACACAGCGTCTATGGCTAACCAGTGTTATGAGTCGGGCGTATGGGCAAAAATTAGCCGCCCACAGCGCGCCAATATGCTGCGTCAGATAGCCCAGTTGATTCGCGATAACACAGAAAAGTTATCAGTACTGGAGTCTTTACCTAATGGTAAGCTGTTTTCTGAGTCTATGGTAGATGATATTCCGACTTGTGCTGATATTTTTGAATACTACGCTGGCTGGACGGATAAATTTTATGGCGAAACTTCACCTGTTGAAGATGGTTTTTTAAACTATACGATAAAAGAGCCAATAGGGGTTTGCGCACTGATAGCACCGTGGAACTTTCCTTTATATCAGACCAGCTTAAAGTTAGCCGCCGCTTTATCTATGGGTAATCCTGTCATCATCAAGCCATCAGAATATACCCCATTAACGAGCATTTTTTTGGTAGAACTGATCGATGAGCATCTAGATTTTCCTAAAGGTGTGATCAACATGCTATTAACCAATGGCGAAATGGCAAATCAACTTACCTTGAGCGACAACGTACACAAAGTTTCTTTCACAGGTAGTACTGACGTTGGCCGTAAAATCGTACAGAACTCAGGACTGTCTAATCTTAAGTCTGCCACTTTAGAGCTGGGTGGTAAGTCACCTTGTATCTTCTTTGAAGATACACCAGACCTAGATGGTGCGATTGACCGTGCCTTTACTGTCATGTTCTCCCATAAAGGTGAGAAGTGTTCAGAGCCGACTCGCTTTTTGATTCATGACAGTCTTTATGACCAAGTGGTTGATAAGTTAATCGTAAAGGCTAATGCTGTGAGGTGTGGCAATCAGTTTGATGAGACAGTCACTCAAGGGCCACAATGTAACGAAGCACAGTTCAATAAAATTTTAGAATACATAGAAATCGGTAAAAAAGAAGCCAAGCTTGTCGCTGGTGGTTATGCAGATACCGAGGGCGACAATGCCAAAGGGTATTTCATTCGACCTACTATTTTCTCTGAAGTTAGCCAAGACTCACGCATTGCACAAGAAGAAATTTTTGGTCCTGTACTGTGCTGTACTCGATTCCATACGACCAAAGAAGCGGTAGAGATGGCCAATGCTACTGCTTATGGGTTAGCTGCAGGTCTGTATACCAGTGACGTGTCTCGCGCTCATCGTGTGGCAGAGCAGATTGATGCAGGTATGTTATTTATTAACCGTTACGGCTGTTATGGACTTGCTGCACCGTTTGGTGGTTTCCGCCAGAGTGGTTGGGGTAAAGAAATGGCCATTCATTCGTTGTCTTCTTACACCAAAACTAAAGGTGTGTGGGTGTACTTTGGTGACGGTTAG
- a CDS encoding BCCT family transporter — protein MAKLRPVTFWPAFICLVLTVAYTIIDKQNFITGTSSLNSMIMANLSWLFNLSALFMVFIAAYAFFAPIGRVRIGGENASQMLTPFRWFAVSLTTVIAMGILFWSVAEPVLHYHEPPAYLGIIPESPEAMRFSMSTIFVHWTITPYSIYTVAGLAFALAFHNLKLPFSIGSMLRPILGRWVDGIGGQVVDGLALFAVVLGMSATLTSGLLVISDGMESVLGIGKSTTGYAIIAIVIIGAALISAASGLHRGIQTLARINTWLYFVGALFIFVVGPTAFILSLGVESLGVYLSDFFARNLVTGASGNDPWPGWWTVAFFASWFAWAPLSCLFLGKIARGYTVRQFIMVNLLLPSAFGFVWFSVFSGSSLFFDTTMGGIMYQAYQDNGFASVIYVLFNQLPGSTLLSALFIFACFITFVTAADSTTDAIGGLCIQGVDSDNLTSPLWVKTIWGCAVAFVAWISASFIGVDAIKMLFNLSGVPGMLIVLGAGFSFLKLARRVEINGGIVELEPTSSTEVRKTNEPSRSIT, from the coding sequence ATGGCAAAATTACGACCAGTGACTTTTTGGCCTGCATTTATTTGCTTGGTATTAACAGTCGCTTATACAATCATTGATAAACAAAATTTTATCACAGGCACATCAAGTCTAAATAGCATGATCATGGCTAACCTTTCTTGGTTATTCAACCTTAGTGCTTTGTTCATGGTGTTTATCGCAGCGTATGCTTTTTTTGCCCCAATAGGCCGAGTGCGTATTGGTGGCGAAAACGCGTCTCAAATGCTGACACCATTTCGTTGGTTTGCAGTGTCGCTAACGACGGTTATCGCAATGGGCATTCTATTTTGGTCTGTTGCTGAACCAGTACTGCATTATCATGAGCCTCCCGCATATTTAGGAATTATCCCTGAAAGCCCTGAAGCGATGCGCTTTTCGATGTCTACTATTTTTGTACATTGGACGATTACCCCTTACTCGATTTATACGGTTGCCGGTTTAGCATTTGCTCTAGCATTTCATAACCTGAAATTGCCATTTTCGATTGGCTCAATGTTACGTCCAATTTTGGGGCGCTGGGTTGATGGTATTGGTGGTCAAGTGGTTGACGGTTTAGCGTTGTTTGCCGTTGTACTGGGTATGTCTGCAACATTGACTTCTGGGCTGTTGGTGATAAGTGACGGCATGGAATCTGTATTGGGCATTGGGAAAAGTACGACTGGGTATGCAATTATCGCTATCGTTATTATAGGGGCAGCCCTTATATCTGCTGCATCTGGACTGCACCGCGGTATCCAAACGCTTGCTCGAATCAATACTTGGCTCTACTTTGTAGGGGCTCTATTCATATTTGTGGTGGGCCCAACTGCCTTTATCTTATCATTGGGTGTTGAGTCACTAGGGGTTTATCTTTCTGACTTTTTTGCACGCAACCTAGTCACAGGTGCTTCTGGTAATGACCCGTGGCCAGGTTGGTGGACAGTTGCTTTCTTTGCCAGTTGGTTTGCTTGGGCGCCACTAAGCTGTTTGTTTCTTGGAAAAATTGCCCGCGGCTATACCGTCCGTCAGTTCATCATGGTCAATCTATTACTGCCATCTGCTTTCGGATTTGTGTGGTTCAGTGTATTCAGTGGTTCTTCACTGTTCTTTGATACCACCATGGGCGGCATTATGTACCAAGCCTATCAAGATAATGGTTTTGCTTCGGTGATTTATGTGCTGTTCAATCAGTTACCTGGTAGTACTTTACTCAGTGCGCTATTCATATTTGCTTGCTTTATTACCTTTGTGACGGCGGCCGATTCGACGACCGATGCGATTGGCGGTCTATGTATCCAAGGGGTTGATTCAGATAACTTGACGTCTCCTTTATGGGTGAAAACGATTTGGGGCTGTGCCGTAGCCTTTGTCGCCTGGATCAGTGCAAGCTTTATTGGGGTTGATGCCATCAAGATGTTGTTCAATTTGTCTGGTGTACCCGGTATGTTGATTGTATTAGGTGCAGGATTTTCATTTTTAAAGTTAGCCCGTAGGGTTGAGATTAATGGGGGTATTGTTGAGCTAGAACCAACATCATCAACTGAGGTAAGGAAAACTAATGAGCCTTCACGCTCAATAACGTAA
- a CDS encoding aldo/keto reductase, with amino-acid sequence MQYVKLGQSGLKVSRLCLGTMNMGSKEWKPWIFNEKESEPIIAHALDMGINFIDLADFYSLGAGEEVVCNVLRRIARRDDLVITTKVGYAMSNDINAQGHSRKNIFNAIDNSLKRMGTDYVDIYMLHYFDTETPVEETMAALNDIVLAGKARYIGVSTMYTWQLAKILQVCDKNGWARPINMQLQLNCAYREEEREMIPFCMDQGIGVSVFSPLARGILTSDLQSTRNQTDFFTAEMYNDQASKDIAHSVAKIANARGCLPAQVAQAWVLNKPEVSSMLVGADTVAQFNSAVAAVEMKLTVEEIYELERNYTPCDLINDYTSGKRIPRVARPEKLTFMDKAS; translated from the coding sequence ATGCAATACGTCAAACTCGGACAGTCTGGACTAAAAGTATCTCGCCTTTGTCTTGGTACCATGAACATGGGTTCAAAAGAATGGAAACCTTGGATCTTTAATGAAAAAGAAAGTGAGCCGATTATTGCACATGCGCTCGATATGGGTATTAACTTCATCGATTTAGCCGATTTTTACTCTCTCGGCGCTGGTGAAGAAGTCGTATGTAACGTATTGCGCCGTATCGCTCGTAGAGATGACTTAGTTATCACTACCAAAGTAGGATATGCCATGAGCAATGACATTAATGCACAAGGGCATTCACGAAAAAATATTTTCAATGCTATTGATAACTCATTAAAGCGTATGGGCACGGATTATGTAGATATCTATATGCTGCACTACTTTGATACTGAAACCCCAGTGGAAGAAACTATGGCAGCACTGAACGACATCGTATTAGCAGGTAAGGCACGATATATCGGTGTTTCAACTATGTACACTTGGCAGCTGGCCAAAATACTACAAGTTTGCGATAAAAATGGTTGGGCACGTCCAATTAACATGCAGTTGCAATTGAACTGTGCGTATAGAGAAGAAGAGCGAGAAATGATTCCTTTCTGTATGGATCAGGGCATTGGTGTGTCGGTTTTCAGTCCTTTAGCGCGTGGTATTTTAACCAGTGATTTGCAATCAACTCGCAATCAGACGGACTTCTTTACTGCAGAGATGTACAACGATCAGGCTTCTAAAGATATCGCACATTCAGTGGCCAAAATTGCCAATGCGCGTGGCTGTTTACCTGCACAAGTAGCACAGGCTTGGGTTTTAAATAAACCTGAAGTGTCTTCTATGTTGGTTGGAGCCGACACAGTGGCGCAGTTTAATAGCGCAGTAGCCGCCGTTGAAATGAAGCTTACTGTTGAAGAGATATACGAGCTTGAGCGTAACTATACACCTTGCGACCTGATAAACGACTATACGTCAGGCAAGCGCATTCCACGTGTTGCTCGCCCAGAAAAATTAACTTTTATGGATAAAGCAAGTTAA
- a CDS encoding IclR family transcriptional regulator, with amino-acid sequence MSNTKKKGSSVERVLQIVEVLAHSQRPMSVSDLAETLEVPVPSMYRLLDQLQDLGFVQLDLPGKVTCGKRTYKLAMNLLQNSDFKNERLAILNELSAKIGETVGISILQDLDVVYIDRVMSDWPLQIFLPSGTHVPVWASASGKLLLSQLSNEKCGRIVEKMSLHALTTKTQTDKKQLMKTITATRETGVGVDNEEFIPGMVACAVMIPNGDQQSFATVFTHGPTVRKSLEELLSYVPLMQEAANELSVIFNQNYE; translated from the coding sequence ATGAGTAATACTAAAAAGAAGGGTTCAAGTGTTGAGCGTGTTTTACAAATAGTGGAAGTGCTTGCCCACTCGCAAAGACCAATGAGTGTGAGTGACCTTGCTGAAACTCTAGAAGTTCCGGTGCCGAGTATGTATCGGTTATTAGATCAATTGCAGGATCTTGGATTCGTTCAGTTAGACTTACCAGGGAAGGTAACTTGCGGAAAACGCACGTATAAGCTTGCTATGAACTTATTACAAAATAGTGATTTTAAAAATGAAAGATTGGCCATATTGAATGAGCTGTCAGCAAAAATAGGAGAGACGGTAGGTATTTCGATTTTACAAGACTTAGACGTGGTTTATATCGATCGCGTTATGTCAGATTGGCCGTTGCAAATATTTCTACCGTCGGGTACTCATGTTCCTGTTTGGGCCAGTGCTAGTGGTAAATTATTGTTATCGCAACTATCGAATGAAAAGTGTGGGCGCATCGTTGAGAAAATGTCGTTACACGCATTAACGACTAAAACTCAGACCGATAAAAAACAATTAATGAAAACGATCACGGCAACGCGTGAGACGGGAGTAGGTGTAGATAATGAAGAGTTTATTCCGGGTATGGTAGCGTGTGCAGTCATGATTCCCAATGGGGATCAACAATCGTTTGCCACCGTGTTTACACACGGTCCGACAGTGAGAAAAAGTCTAGAGGAGTTGCTTAGTTATGTACCCCTTATGCAAGAGGCGGCGAATGAGCTGTCTGTTATTTTTAATCAGAACTATGAATAG
- a CDS encoding CoA-acylating methylmalonate-semialdehyde dehydrogenase has translation MQTIGHFINGSLVNNDSQTQDVYNPSTGELSKKVALGGEKTIGEAVAAAKAAFPAWSNTPPIKRARVMFKFKELLEQNADEICRLIGEEHGKIVHDAAGELQRGIENVEYACAAPELLKGEHSRNVSSKIDSWSEFHPLGVVAGITPFNFPAMVPLWMFPMAIVCGNTFILKPSERDPSSTLFIAQLLQEAGLPEGVINVVNGGKEAVDAILHHPDVKAVSFVGSTPIAEYIYTTAAAQGKRCQALGGAKNHAIVMPDADLDNVVTSLLGAAFGSSGERCMALSVAVAVGDEIADKMIAALKPAIEALKFGVHSEKSNDFGPVITKAHKSKVVEHIKSAADQGATLVADGSDVQPEGYENGFFIGPTLIDNVTKDMDSYKSEIFGPVLQVMRVQTMSEAVQLINDHEYGNGTCIYTRDGEAARHFIDNIEVGMVGVNIPLPVPVASQSFGGWKRSLFGDLAMYGPDGVRFFTRRKTITQRWPSAAVRDEKQFSMPT, from the coding sequence ATGCAAACGATAGGACATTTTATTAACGGAAGCTTAGTCAATAATGATAGCCAGACTCAAGACGTTTACAACCCCTCAACGGGCGAACTGAGTAAAAAAGTTGCTTTGGGCGGCGAAAAAACCATCGGTGAAGCAGTAGCTGCTGCTAAGGCTGCATTCCCAGCGTGGAGTAACACACCACCCATAAAACGCGCGCGCGTGATGTTCAAATTTAAAGAATTGCTCGAGCAGAATGCCGATGAGATTTGCCGCTTGATCGGTGAAGAGCACGGAAAAATTGTTCACGATGCGGCAGGTGAGCTACAACGCGGTATTGAAAATGTAGAATATGCGTGCGCTGCACCTGAGCTACTAAAAGGTGAGCACAGTCGTAATGTTAGCTCAAAGATCGACTCTTGGAGTGAGTTTCATCCGCTAGGTGTGGTCGCTGGTATCACGCCCTTCAACTTCCCTGCGATGGTGCCACTGTGGATGTTCCCGATGGCCATCGTTTGTGGTAACACTTTTATCCTAAAACCATCTGAGCGTGATCCAAGCTCTACGCTATTCATCGCTCAGTTGTTGCAAGAAGCGGGGCTTCCAGAAGGCGTTATCAACGTTGTCAATGGTGGTAAAGAAGCTGTTGATGCCATCTTGCATCATCCAGATGTAAAAGCAGTCAGCTTTGTTGGCTCGACCCCTATCGCTGAATACATCTATACGACCGCAGCGGCACAAGGCAAGCGTTGCCAAGCGCTGGGCGGTGCCAAAAACCATGCGATTGTGATGCCAGATGCGGACTTGGATAACGTTGTCACGTCATTACTAGGCGCAGCCTTTGGTTCATCAGGCGAACGCTGTATGGCATTATCCGTTGCCGTAGCAGTCGGTGATGAAATTGCCGATAAGATGATTGCTGCACTAAAACCTGCCATTGAAGCGCTCAAATTTGGTGTGCATTCAGAGAAAAGTAATGACTTTGGCCCTGTTATTACCAAGGCACATAAGTCTAAAGTCGTAGAGCATATCAAAAGTGCTGCCGATCAAGGCGCAACATTGGTCGCAGACGGCTCTGACGTTCAACCAGAAGGTTATGAAAACGGATTCTTTATTGGCCCAACACTGATTGACAACGTTACCAAAGATATGGACAGCTACAAATCCGAGATTTTTGGTCCAGTACTGCAAGTCATGCGTGTACAAACCATGAGCGAGGCAGTACAGCTCATCAATGACCATGAATATGGTAATGGTACATGTATTTATACCAGAGATGGTGAAGCGGCTCGTCACTTTATTGACAATATCGAAGTTGGCATGGTTGGTGTCAATATCCCACTACCGGTACCAGTCGCGTCTCAAAGCTTTGGTGGCTGGAAGCGCTCATTGTTTGGTGACTTGGCCATGTACGGGCCAGACGGTGTACGTTTCTTCACGCGTCGTAAAACTATTACGCAGCGCTGGCCAAGTGCGGCAGTGAGAGACGAGAAGCAATTCTCAATGCCCACTTAA
- a CDS encoding LysR family transcriptional regulator: MRSLPALTSLRVFETAGKCLSFTKAASQLNVTQSAVSRQIKHLEDYLGVPLFVRRHHRLELTAAGQQLLSKLEQSFNLMETAVQELRDPNQRQKLTLLFPPTFATRWLAPRLADFHIHSPELQLSIHNNDSEHNIFDCHIRFGRTARPNHYSELIMLEQHVAVCAPNLLEQAQQLNGNLLHIIHEGQRLPVWENWLQAAGLTGGVNVDGGMEFSTLDQVSNAAINGAGFAIVDKRMISHELKMGTLVPFSQVEVSGPYGYWLDIKAERQGLAKVVRFTEWLRQVSPD; this comes from the coding sequence ATGCGTTCATTGCCCGCACTGACATCGTTACGTGTTTTTGAAACAGCAGGAAAATGCCTGAGCTTTACTAAGGCCGCCAGTCAGCTGAATGTCACTCAAAGCGCCGTAAGCAGACAAATTAAACACTTAGAGGACTATCTAGGCGTTCCTCTGTTCGTGCGTCGTCATCATCGATTGGAGCTAACAGCAGCCGGTCAACAGCTATTAAGCAAGCTTGAGCAGTCTTTTAATCTGATGGAAACGGCCGTTCAAGAGTTAAGAGACCCCAATCAACGTCAAAAACTCACGTTATTATTCCCGCCAACATTTGCGACTCGCTGGCTTGCGCCAAGACTTGCTGATTTTCATATTCATTCTCCTGAATTACAGCTATCTATCCACAATAATGACAGTGAACATAATATTTTTGACTGCCATATACGTTTTGGACGTACTGCTCGGCCCAATCACTACAGTGAATTGATTATGCTAGAGCAACACGTGGCCGTATGCGCGCCTAATTTACTAGAGCAAGCTCAGCAGCTAAACGGCAATTTATTACACATAATTCATGAAGGGCAGCGGCTACCAGTATGGGAAAACTGGTTACAAGCAGCGGGTTTGACAGGAGGGGTTAACGTCGATGGCGGCATGGAGTTCAGTACCTTAGATCAGGTCAGCAATGCTGCTATTAATGGTGCAGGATTTGCTATTGTAGATAAGAGAATGATCAGTCATGAGCTCAAAATGGGTACGTTGGTACCTTTTAGTCAGGTTGAAGTGAGTGGCCCTTATGGTTACTGGCTTGATATCAAAGCTGAACGCCAAGGGCTTGCTAAAGTTGTCCGCTTTACAGAGTGGCTCAGGCAAGTCAGTCCTGATTAA
- a CDS encoding iron-containing alcohol dehydrogenase — translation MSHSILLPRTMEIGRDACKKLPAILASLGVKKPLIITDEMMIKLGYVDNVQAILKEAQINADVFSDTVPEPTEGSIKAGVSQVKSQDYDGLIALGGGSPIDSAKAISILGKFDGVMRDYKFPRQVDETGLPIIAIPTTAGTGSEVTRFTIITDDDNNEKLLCVGMGFMPIAAIIDYSLTLSVPPRTTADTGIDAMTHAIEAYISPKRNAYSDQQALAALRLIGPNIQTAYHDGKDEAAREAMMLGSTLAGIAFCNSSVALVHGMSRPIGAFFHVPHGLSNAMLLPTITEFGISSAPDRYADCARALGVTDSADTDDEANIRLIDFLKNLNKELHVPTLAEFGVQKADFDKLVNTMCEQAFASGSPNNNPRIPSLEEMTQLYTMLWDDSSTDHS, via the coding sequence ATGTCACACAGTATCTTGCTCCCAAGGACGATGGAAATTGGACGCGATGCCTGTAAAAAGCTACCTGCAATATTAGCTAGCTTAGGGGTAAAAAAACCACTGATTATCACTGACGAAATGATGATCAAACTGGGCTATGTTGATAACGTTCAGGCTATTTTGAAAGAAGCTCAAATCAATGCTGATGTGTTTTCAGATACGGTACCCGAACCCACTGAAGGCTCTATCAAAGCAGGCGTCTCTCAAGTCAAATCACAAGATTATGATGGTTTGATTGCTTTAGGTGGCGGCAGCCCTATCGATAGTGCGAAAGCAATCTCAATCTTGGGTAAGTTTGATGGGGTCATGCGTGATTATAAGTTTCCTCGTCAAGTAGATGAAACTGGCTTGCCTATCATCGCCATACCAACTACTGCTGGAACAGGATCAGAAGTCACACGTTTCACCATAATTACTGATGATGATAACAATGAAAAATTATTGTGTGTCGGTATGGGTTTCATGCCTATCGCAGCCATTATTGATTATAGCCTCACGCTCAGCGTACCGCCGCGTACTACCGCGGATACAGGTATCGATGCGATGACCCATGCTATCGAAGCATATATCAGCCCAAAACGTAACGCTTATAGCGACCAACAAGCACTCGCGGCTCTACGCTTGATTGGACCCAATATCCAAACCGCTTATCACGATGGAAAAGACGAGGCAGCCCGTGAAGCAATGATGCTAGGTTCTACCTTGGCAGGTATTGCTTTTTGCAATTCTTCAGTGGCGCTAGTGCATGGTATGAGTCGTCCAATCGGTGCTTTTTTCCACGTACCGCATGGCTTATCAAATGCCATGCTACTACCAACAATTACCGAGTTTGGCATCTCAAGTGCACCCGACCGTTATGCTGACTGCGCACGCGCCTTAGGCGTCACTGACTCTGCTGATACAGATGATGAGGCAAATATCCGTTTGATCGATTTTCTCAAAAACTTAAACAAAGAGTTGCACGTGCCTACACTCGCAGAATTTGGTGTGCAAAAAGCGGATTTTGACAAGCTCGTCAACACCATGTGCGAGCAAGCCTTTGCGTCAGGGTCACCGAACAATAACCCTCGCATACCCAGTCTTGAAGAAATGACTCAGCTCTACACCATGTTGTGGGATGACAGTAGTACAGACCATTCATAA
- a CDS encoding IclR family transcriptional regulator yields MQNKEKSKAPAVDSTMMILDLLASAAYPLTLSEICKETGIAIASGHRILNTMLEHQMVAPDPSRNKSYCIGSKIFQIASTIYNKQNIIPFFYPIAEILKNEIHKSICLCVPIGNKIVVVSKVESSLSGSFNIYVGQTMPLHLSASGKTILAMRSLEFQASYFQAELKLNPSLQDSMEQIQEDLERTRRLGYAVTHDEVGSQVSSIATPILNLRNEAVAAISAGIVGKTLNPQDARNYSKNMVQAARQLSARIV; encoded by the coding sequence ATGCAGAACAAAGAAAAATCTAAAGCACCAGCAGTAGATAGTACGATGATGATTTTGGATTTGTTGGCATCTGCAGCTTATCCTTTAACACTTTCCGAAATTTGTAAAGAAACCGGCATTGCCATTGCAAGTGGTCATCGTATACTTAATACGATGCTTGAGCATCAGATGGTAGCACCAGATCCTAGCCGAAATAAATCCTACTGCATTGGTTCAAAAATATTCCAAATTGCATCAACTATCTATAACAAACAGAATATTATTCCATTTTTTTATCCTATTGCTGAAATTTTAAAGAATGAAATCCATAAATCAATTTGTCTCTGTGTTCCTATTGGTAATAAAATCGTCGTTGTTTCCAAAGTTGAGTCGTCACTCAGTGGTTCTTTCAATATTTACGTGGGTCAGACGATGCCATTGCACCTCTCAGCATCAGGTAAAACGATTTTGGCAATGCGATCACTTGAATTTCAGGCAAGTTATTTCCAAGCAGAGCTGAAGTTGAATCCCTCTCTTCAAGACAGTATGGAACAAATACAGGAAGATTTAGAACGAACCAGAAGATTGGGATATGCCGTCACTCATGATGAGGTTGGCAGTCAAGTCAGCAGTATTGCCACGCCTATTCTCAATCTACGTAATGAGGCCGTCGCGGCGATTAGTGCTGGAATTGTCGGTAAAACATTGAATCCACAAGATGCGCGTAACTACTCAAAAAACATGGTTCAGGCAGCGAGACAGCTATCAGCTAGGATTGTCTAA
- a CDS encoding lyase family protein, producing the protein MSEYQYRVEEDSIGCLEVPINALYGVQTQRAIRLYPLNGEKPLSAYPELLQGLLKVKKLAALINIETKEIDAEMGQAIVATVDYLLEKMPVEQFQVHSFHGGGGVSSNMNLNEVIANVANHDTFNQPLGSYYPIHPNDHVNLNNSTSDVLNTACHLAVIDKRKELTGTLQGLIDTFEVQADKWKEVLKLSRTCLQDAVDISFADMFGGYRAQLKRQKQRLDNSIDELYKINLGGNIIGRKGDCSDAFFDKIIGNINEMEASDRFMHTDNFFDASQSYDDLAKVAADLDQLARALLRIAKDFRLMASGPETGFGEIILPAVQPGSSAMPGKINPTIPEYLVQCAMQACGHCYAVQMTQDHGELDYSPWQSIIISNLLDAMSVLTSGMQAFDQHCLSGMAPDIKRNNANVNTLIPTLMRLKKTHGYSFTARVYKETGGDLEKIRAYLEK; encoded by the coding sequence ATGTCGGAGTATCAGTATCGCGTTGAAGAAGATTCGATTGGTTGTCTCGAGGTCCCAATCAATGCTTTATATGGCGTACAAACACAGAGGGCCATACGGTTATATCCCTTAAATGGTGAGAAACCTTTGTCGGCTTATCCTGAATTGTTACAGGGGTTGCTAAAGGTCAAAAAACTGGCGGCTTTAATCAATATAGAAACAAAAGAAATCGACGCTGAGATGGGTCAAGCTATTGTGGCTACTGTTGACTATCTACTTGAAAAAATGCCCGTGGAGCAATTTCAGGTGCATTCTTTTCATGGCGGCGGCGGCGTTTCTAGCAATATGAATCTAAATGAGGTTATTGCTAACGTCGCGAACCACGATACCTTCAATCAGCCGCTTGGCAGTTATTACCCCATACATCCCAATGATCATGTCAATCTCAACAACTCGACAAGTGATGTTTTGAACACTGCTTGTCATTTAGCAGTGATTGATAAGAGAAAAGAATTAACGGGGACATTGCAAGGGTTGATTGACACTTTTGAGGTGCAAGCTGATAAGTGGAAAGAGGTGTTAAAGCTTTCTCGTACATGCTTGCAAGACGCGGTCGATATTAGTTTCGCCGATATGTTTGGTGGTTATCGTGCGCAGCTTAAGCGTCAAAAGCAACGGTTAGACAATAGTATCGATGAGCTTTACAAGATTAATTTGGGTGGCAATATTATTGGCCGCAAAGGAGATTGCTCTGATGCGTTTTTTGACAAAATAATCGGCAATATAAATGAGATGGAAGCATCAGATCGTTTTATGCACACCGATAATTTTTTTGATGCATCTCAAAGTTATGATGATTTAGCGAAAGTGGCTGCTGATTTAGATCAACTTGCAAGAGCACTGTTACGCATTGCGAAAGATTTTCGGCTGATGGCATCAGGGCCAGAGACAGGTTTTGGTGAGATTATACTACCTGCTGTGCAACCTGGTTCTTCAGCCATGCCAGGAAAAATAAATCCAACTATCCCTGAATACTTGGTGCAGTGTGCTATGCAAGCTTGTGGGCATTGTTATGCGGTTCAGATGACGCAAGACCACGGTGAGTTAGACTATAGTCCTTGGCAGTCTATTATCATTAGTAACTTGCTCGATGCAATGTCAGTACTGACCAGTGGCATGCAGGCGTTTGATCAGCATTGTCTGTCTGGTATGGCGCCAGATATAAAGCGTAATAACGCTAACGTCAACACGCTTATCCCCACACTGATGCGTCTTAAAAAAACCCATGGTTATTCATTTACCGCACGTGTCTACAAAGAAACAGGCGGAGACCTAGAAAAGATTAGAGCGTATTTAGAAAAATAA